GATGGCTGAATGGCAAGCTTGGTGGCGGGGGGTGTTGTGCGTGTGCGCTCTTGGAAGTGGGCCCGCGGCAGGGTTTCCTCTGTGACTTGGCCTTTCATCTCTGCTCCCTCCCCGCAGGGCCATCATGTCTGACCGAAAGGCGGTGATCAAGAATGCGGACATGTCCGAGGACATGCAGCAGGATGCTGTAGATTGTGCCACGCAGGCCATGGAGAAGTACAACATTGAGAAGGACATTGCGGCATACATCAAAAAGGTATGGGGGGCTGTCTCAAAGCTCAGGGAGCAGGGGAAATGGGTCGGACCAGGGCTTTGTCTAATCACATATTTTGTGGTGGCGAGCTAGATGCTTCTGGGAAACGTCAGCCCTCCTTTGCTGCTCCTCTCTGCTTGTGTGCCCGGTCCAGCGTCCCATTGTCCCACAGTGGTTCTGGGAAGCAGCCGGGGCATGCAACCCTCCTTTGCTCTTCGCTCCCTGCATCCACCCTGGCAACTGGTGCCTCTGAACCTATTATGGACCATGGAGCTGCTTATGCCGTTGATCACCCATTATTCTGCACACCTTAAATTGAAGGATGTTTAATATATTGTATAGTAGAGTGTTGAATTGATTAAAATAGTCCAGTTTTATTCATTCACGTCCTATCACGAGCTATCCTGAATGGATGCGTATGATcccattttcatttatttcaagtCTCGCTAGGCTGCCTTCCTGCTGGAAAACACTATCCAAAGaacttacttatttattgcatttatataccaccccatagctgaagctgtctgagcagtttacaacaattaaaaacaaatcataagtggggagacagctgttgcactcaggtcctgcttttgggcgtcccattggggcatctagtTAGCTACTgcatgagaacaggatcctggactagacgggccactggcttgatccagcagggctgctcctgTGTTCTTATGTGGACTCTGCTAATGTTACCAGCCATGATAGTTAAGTTCTGACTCCAGCTTCGGAGGCCACAGCCCTCTAAATACCCGTTGGTGGGACCTGCAGGAGAGACGAGTGCTCTTGCGATCGGGTCCTcctttggggcttcccattgaggcaactgactggccactgtgagaacaggttgctggactagataggccttcagCCTGATCCAGCGGACAAGCTCTTGGGGTCTTACAAAAAAGTTAACGTGTTTATCATTTGACGAGAATTATATTTTCCTTAACAACATCTCCTAAGTGGTTTACATGAAATGATAGAAAATATTGatagaaaataaaatattgcagTGCACTATCATAGCCTAAAGAGCGGCCCATTACTCATTGGCTCTCTGCCCTTGTTTACCtggaaacatagaaagctgccttatacagtcagataattggtccatttagttcattattgtctgcactgactggcaggtgcTCTCCAGAGTTCTAGACAGTGGTCTCTTCCAGCCCAGCTGGAGATGCCAATGGatgaacctgggaacttttgcatgtaaaacagatgctatagccactgagctacagtcatcCCCTTCTTTGTTCCCATACATGGATGCTTGTTTGTTCATTTTTGCAAGGCGTGGGTGCCCAAGCTCCTACCCCCCCATGGAGATCAAGGCTCTGTTTGCACAATACACTTGAGTATAACGCATTTTTtaatcatagcatagtagagtcggaaggggccttataaggccatcaagtccaaattCCTGCTCCGTGCAGGAATCAACTTAAAGCGTACCTGACGTTCCTCCAGTGGCATCTTGAATGTCTCCATTGttcgagagcccaccacctccctaggttgttggttccattgttgaactgctgtaacagttaggaggtttttcctgatgttcagctgaaatctggcttcctgtaactttgagcctgttattccatgtcctgcactctgggatgattgaaaagagatcctggccctcttctgtgtggcaacctttcaaatacttgaagagcgctatcgtATTGCCCtatagtcttctcttctgaaaggcaaacatgcccagttctatcagtctctcctcatagggctttgtttccagtcccgattgtccttgttgcccttctctgaacctattccagtttgtctgcatccttcttaaagtgcagtgtccagaactgttTATGCCTCTACTCTTGAAATCATCACTGATTCTCAAGTATTTTTGGGAGATACTGACAAAACCATGTGTAACCTGAGCTGTATGTAATGGATGCTGCCGCACCCCCAGCATTCTTTGCAAAATTGCAAAGGATTATGGGATGCAACTTTTTTATATAGTGGTTTGGGCTGTCAAAATGCCTTTGAGCCAGCCCTGAAATATGCCAGACTCCAGAACTGCATTTGATCCCACAGCAACAACTGCAGCCAGCTACCCCTGCTTAAGGAATGATGAGGGGATTGCCTAGAAGTAGGGGTGTATGAACACAAGACTGGTGCCAGCAGCTGGCCAGGTCAGGCAGTGGCTGAGGGCTTCTTGCTAGCCTGACTCTGCAGTGCTGACCTCCCTCTGGGCAGCTGTTATAAAGTTGGGTGGATGATGGTGCTACGTTTCAATGGGAGGGGAGAAAACACCACATggcccggtgggtgggtgggaggtgtGTCTGTTTGTGTGGGTGGCAGGGTTGTAGTCGTACAgggtctgggtgtgtgtgtcttataccctttacttttttgggagatgggtccctgtgtctccagcatcctgtgagccaatcagcatgaaaggggagtgtcttagccactgcttccttgaccttcattgctgattggagctaatgagagtgaaagaagatgagtcagccactgagaagagtcttctcagtagttaacactttcccctttcatgctaattggctcctagggatgtctgttgtgggagaagtcattaacaaggatctcattctcaacccttcagcaaaaaatggggaggggcatggctatgactaacatgaagggaccctgcagttctgaatttgggtGGCCTTTTCCCACATTCACCCCTGCCTTGTGTCTCCCATTGCACGCAATTAGATTGCAATCTCCTTGGGATGGAGACCTGTCTGAATGGAACTCTGTAAAAACAAAGTGCTCTGTCTCCTTTTGATGCTGTTTTATTTCAATAACTctcatttccctccccccccaacctcCCGCTTCAGGAATTTGACAAGAAATACAACCCCACTTGGCACTGCATCGTAGGCAGGAATTTTGGCAGCTACGTAACGCACGAGACGAAGCATTTCATCTATTTCTACTTGGGCCAGGTTGCAATTCTCCTCTTCAAGTCGGGCTAGGAGGCGGGCAGAcggcgggggggatgggatgatGGCGGCGGCAAGCGAGGAATACGGACTGTAGTGCACTGAAGGCGGGGGCCCAGGATTCCTTAAACCATGGTTGCACCGCTGCATGGGACTGTATACTATATTTAATGTGTATATGTTGCAGTAAAAACACCTacaattctgttttgttttctttgttgccTGGGGGAAGAAAGGCAGTGTCTTGTTCCTTTATTCCTTGTTCCTTGTTTTTGGTTTCTgcttattaattttttttgtccTTTTGCACTAGGAGaactgtattaaaaaaaaaaaaagcttcagcaATGGCCTTTAAGTGGGAAGGAGAATTGAAATAAAAGTAATATCTAAAATTCCACAACAGCAATCCTTTGGTTTTTAAACTCCTTCACCGAATCTTTCTTGAAATGAGGCACCcaattctttttaaaacaaaactcttGCCAGACTTCTGGTCCCAAAGACTATACTGTCCTCCTTTGCTATAAAAGAGCAGGGTGGTTAGAAGGTCCCCTGTATGAAATCTTGTCTTGGTCCTAAACTCTCTCTCCAAAATGCCCATTATCCCACTGCAAATGGGGAACAAAGCTGGCATTCAGGTTGAAAATAGAATTAAAGCATCACATTGTTGCATTTCTCAAATGAGTTAATCCTGGTCCCAAAGACCTTCTTGCAACCTGCCTCCACCTCCCCACCACCCCCAATAAATCTTCAAAAGGAGCCGCTTTGCCCCTCTGTGCTGGAGTCTTGTCTGGGCAGATGGTCCTGGCACGTGTACGCATGATGCAAGCTAATTGTAATCAGGCCTCTTCGCATCCCTGTTTGAGTCAACGTTGCCTTATTGACAGCTCGCTTCCAGTCACCTGTTACGTGGGAAGGTCCTGTTGAAAATCAGTGGCTTCATGGTGCTGTTTGTAGTCAGACTCTTTTTATTTACCAGAGACAATTGCCTGCGGGTCTGCCGGcctccaacctgatgccttccaaatGGGTTGGGCTACCATCGATCCCAGCTGtatgctgctggggctgatgggagttgcggtccaacccatcttgggggggggcaccaggttTGAGGATTGATGACCTCTAGAGGCAGATGCCCAAGAGCTTTATGTGTCCCCTGTCTCTTCTCAGCATGTTTAGGTGGGGCTTCAGAAGCAGATTGTGTGACTTCGGTTCTATCATATAGTAGATTTGGAAGAGGcttatgaggccatcaagtccaactcagttggactcagtgcaggaatccaatttaaagcatacctgacaggtggctgtccagctgccgccggtgttggagagccccccTACCTTCTTGGATAACTGGTTCCaatgtcgtaccgctctaacagttaggaagttttttctgatgtttagtcaaaatctggcttcctgcaacttgagcccattattccttgtcctgcactctgggacaatcaagaagagatgctggccctcctctgtgtgacaacctttcaagtacttgaccagtgctatcatatctcccctcggtcttcttttctcaaggctagacatacccagttctttccttGTGGGGCTTGgtctccagtcccctgatcatcctcattgccctcctctgaacctgttctagtgcAACGATGTCCTGttacttccccctctccccccattcccccccccccgggacatTCCTTGAATGGCAGTGATGGTTTTAGCAAAACATCTGGTTGCTTTTTGCAATTGAGAGCCTGCAAATTgggtgccgggggggggggagagaggaaaaagtggtCCTTCCAAAAAGTCCTACGGGATGAGAAGTAAGGAGACAGGCCGTTGGGGGAGGGATAGAACTGACTCCAGAGCTCAGATCGTAAAGACATCAGTGTTTATCTGTGCTTTTGTATTTCTTTGATTTGGTGGGAAAGGAAGCATGCCATGAATACACTAGACCAGCCTTAACTCACTGTTgggccctcagatgttgctggactacagttcccatcatccctatccgttggctatactggctggggttgatgggagttgtagtccaacaacaacacctggggacccaaaagttggggaaAGGTTAGACTATATGAACTGTCTGTTTCTGAAGAACCAGCATTCTTGTTTCTGTGCAAAAATCCAAAGTATGCCTAAAAGCTTCATACAGAATTGTAACTCTCTCCCTCCACCTACAACCCCCGCTGCAGTTGTTGTATTTGATGTTGGTGGATGTCTCCCATCttatggggggggaggaacagggaTTAAACGGGGGTGCTTCACTGTTCATGTGTGTGGAGAACTCTGCTCTCcacaaagaaggatgcttatttcCCTCTCTTCTTTCTGTGCATGAGTCTTCACTGCGAGTATGTTCCCATTTCATGGAGCGGGAAAAGAAAAATTCGTTTCCAAATGGTGGTTGCTCAAAATAAAGccgttttatttttcaaaaacattaaaGAACAAAACCAAGGAATTGACACATTTAAGAACAGTGTCCGGTTTGGTTATTTTTTTCGTGCTTGGGAGTGGGGTCAAGAGCCTTGAGTGCAAGGGATTATGGGGTGGTTTCATGCCTGCAAAAGAGACATATACAGGCTGCATACACGTCATATATTGGAAGCTTGTTCACGCCCCCCCCAAAGAATTGGGGGAACTGTAGTTGgctgagggtgctgggaattgtagctttaaaATTTATCTAGCCCAGGGCTGGGCTCTCCAggcgtttcagacaggagtctctcccagccatgcctggagatactgggggttgaacttgggaccttctgcatgcaaggcagatgctctaccattgagctacagtctTTTCCCAATACTTTAGCTGAATCGAATAAGTTTATAGTGTGTAGCCAAAGGCCTTAACAAAGAATTATTAAATGAACCTTTCTCGTACAACACTCTAATTAAAATAAAACCTTTGTAAGTTAAACTGTTAGACTTTAGCTGAATCAGAAAGCTTGCTACTAATTGTGAGAAAGAGAATTGGATGCAGAAGTGCAGCACGGATAGCAGGCACAAGATGGACACACTTGGCTCCCTGATGAGATGGCCCTCTGCCTCTTTGCGGTTAATCTGTCTGAGCTCTACTGCTTCAGACTGCAGGGGAGAAGGGAGCTTACATGGTTGAATTCTCAATATAAATTAAGATtccctgcatgtagaaagctAGCCTCTCAGCAGCACAGGAAGCCCGCCATTCACTACCAGGTTGGAATATCTAATCAGTTAGCCTGATGTTGActgtggcagtggctttccaggatcttgggcagaggagggtttttttcccccacccATCATCTACTATGTTAGGTGTGGGAAGACtttagccctccaggtgttgctgaactacaactcccatcatccctagccattgcccatacttgctggggctgatgggagttgtagttacaGCAAAAAAAAACAGTGCTAAAGGTTTCCCAATCCTGTGCTTCGTGATCCTTTTATACTAGAGATGTGAGGGTCTGAACCAGGCATCTTCTGCGTTCAAAGCATCTCTGTTTGAGCTATGGTTTTTCACCAAAAAAGGAGGCTAGTGAAGCTTCTCTGCTGCCGAATCAACTCTTTGGAAGCCTTGCTTGGGGCATTGTCTCAACCAGTGCAAAATTAAATTGGTAACTGGATGCTTtccttcaaataaaataaatgaatagtaCAATGAGCAAATGTAACAAGGTGCAAAATAAAGGAGAGAATGCAACCCATCACTGTCTAAATGACATCAGTGCAGCATACACATTTTTGGCtggtacatttaaagcaaatggcttcccccaaggaatcctgggaacggttgttcgttaagggtgctgggagtggtagctctgtgagggataaatgacagtttccaggattctcccCGCCcccaaaagtgctttaaatgtgaacgcaGCCAACACTGCATGTAAaattgcttctttttaaaaaggactgTGAAAAAAATCTTACACCGATGAACCCAACTGCCTGCAATGTCCTTGATCAAATGTATAGACAGTTAAAACGGCAAATAATTCTGGACTAGAGCCTCTTAAGACACATCCAGGATAATCAAGGTATAATTATATAGGCCAAAACAATGCCCTAGCTGAATAATGGAGGTTATGAAACCACACACGCACAAAATCGAAACCACAAAGAGCTGAAAAGATTCCCAGCGCTAACATTACATAAGACACAATCCTTTAAGAAAACACCAGATGAGGCTCactcagggcccctccagacggGTGTTTAATTGTGGGTATGTTCTGCAACGTGTTCTTAAGGCAATCGTAGTGCGCTAgttgtggatttattctgcttccaTTTGTTCTGCAACGCACCCCCAAGGCTACCACATTATAGCTGCCCAGAGGGCACCACAAAAGTGACACAGGAATAAACCAGAAAACGTGTGGTGTAAAAAgtgatgggatttcagcaggaagtcactggccatgcactgattggaaataagACAATGTGGCTGCTACAAAACTTATTCCAGGGCAAACAATAGAAACGGGGATCACATATGACTGCCCCGATAGCATCGTGGACACAAACCATGGTGAAAGTGGAATAGAAAGGCTGCCTGGAGGAGTTCTCGCACAAGGAGTCATTTTTGGCTCGCATCGGAGTTACTGATGCCAGCCTGGTCCCTGCAATGACATTTAAGAGTGTTGAACTcgagtggccctccagacattgttggagtacagttcccatcatccctgactactgaccctgctggctgagggtgatgggagatggagtccaacaacatctagaaggccacagatgttccccatcgCTAGggcagggtgaggaacctgtggacctccagatctagttgaactacagttcccatcatccctgaccactggctccagtagcaggggctgatgggagttcagcaacatctggaaggtcacaggttacccacccatgctttaaaacaggtatggggaccctttggccctccagatgctgctgaatgacaactcccatcaccattggccattggccatgcctgttggggcttatgggagttgctgttcagcaacatctggagggtcacaggttccccaccctgccatAAGTTAATGGCAATGCAATAAATCTACCAATCACCATGATCCCGCTTGTGAATGCTCCAAGGACTGGTTGGAAAGACAGCACAGGTTCCAACTTggccttttaatttgcatgcatTTAACATGGCACTtcatgtaacttcaaagttgataatgaggacattgaacttgtcaaggattaccaatacctcggcacagtcaataaccgaaatggagacaatagtcaagaaatcagaagaaggctaggactggggagggcagctatgagagaactacagAAGGTcatcaaatgccaagatgtatcactgaatactaaagttaagatcattcagaccatggtattcctgatctctatgtatggatgtgaaagttggacagtgaaaaaagcagataagagaaaaatcaactcctttgaaatgtggtgttggaggagagctttgcggataccatggactgcgaaaaagacaaataattgggtgttagaacaaattaaaccacaactatcactagaagccaaaatgataaaactgaggttatcata
This portion of the Rhineura floridana isolate rRhiFlo1 chromosome 21, rRhiFlo1.hap2, whole genome shotgun sequence genome encodes:
- the DYNLL2 gene encoding dynein light chain 2, cytoplasmic, which gives rise to MSDRKAVIKNADMSEDMQQDAVDCATQAMEKYNIEKDIAAYIKKEFDKKYNPTWHCIVGRNFGSYVTHETKHFIYFYLGQVAILLFKSG